A region of Paenibacillus sp. JNUCC-31 DNA encodes the following proteins:
- the htpG gene encoding molecular chaperone HtpG → MAKKEFQAESKRLLDMMINSIYTQREIFLRELISNSSDAIDKIYYKALTDDTLVFNKEDYYIKLTIDKENRTLTLTDTGIGMTQEELENNLGVIAKSGSLAFKKENEAKDGHNIIGQFGVGFYSAFMVADKLTVTSKTLGSDEAWKWESEGADGYTITPAEKDSVGTEIVLTIKQNTEEDSYDEFLEEYRLRSIIKKYSDFIRYPIKMDVTGQRPKEGTENEFEEYKEEQTVNSMVPIWRKNKSELTEEDYTNFYMEKRYGFDKPLKHLHISADGAVVYNAILFIPENTPFDYYTKEYEKGLELYSNGVLIMDKCGDLLPDYFGFVKGMVDSEDLSLNISREMLQHDRQLSLIAKNIKNKIKSQLQSLLKDERENYEKFYQAFGRQLKYGVYSDYGVNKDTLQDLLLFSSSKEKKLVSLDEYVSRMPEDQKYIYYASGESIERIEKLPQIEGVLDKGYEVLFFTDDIDEFAIKMIMNYKEKEFKSISSGDLGIEDNADKEETDAQDNDNKELFEAMQAQLGGKVKAVKASKRLRSHPVCLSTEGELTIEMEKILKAMPNSENVQADKVLEININHDVFKSLKDAFAQDKEKLNLYTSLLYHQALLIEGLPIQDPVEFTNDICKVMV, encoded by the coding sequence ATGGCTAAGAAAGAATTCCAGGCTGAATCCAAACGCTTGCTGGATATGATGATCAACTCCATTTACACCCAAAGAGAAATCTTTTTGAGAGAATTGATCTCCAACTCCAGTGACGCCATTGACAAAATATATTACAAAGCACTGACAGACGACACACTCGTCTTCAACAAAGAGGACTACTACATCAAGCTCACCATCGACAAAGAGAATCGTACGCTCACGCTGACCGATACCGGAATTGGGATGACCCAGGAAGAGCTGGAGAACAATCTGGGGGTTATCGCGAAGAGTGGCTCGCTGGCGTTTAAGAAAGAGAATGAAGCCAAAGACGGCCACAACATTATCGGACAATTCGGGGTTGGTTTCTACTCTGCATTCATGGTGGCGGACAAGCTGACCGTAACCAGTAAAACGCTGGGCAGCGACGAAGCATGGAAATGGGAATCCGAAGGTGCAGACGGGTACACGATTACTCCAGCCGAGAAAGATTCCGTAGGTACGGAAATCGTCCTGACCATCAAGCAAAATACCGAAGAAGATTCGTATGACGAATTTTTGGAAGAGTACCGCCTGAGATCCATCATCAAGAAATACTCCGACTTCATTCGTTACCCAATCAAGATGGATGTGACAGGACAGCGTCCGAAGGAAGGTACGGAAAATGAGTTCGAGGAGTACAAAGAAGAGCAAACCGTGAACAGCATGGTGCCGATCTGGCGTAAAAATAAAAGCGAATTGACCGAAGAAGACTACACGAACTTCTATATGGAAAAACGCTACGGTTTTGACAAACCGCTCAAACACCTGCACATTAGCGCAGATGGCGCAGTGGTATACAATGCAATCCTGTTTATCCCGGAGAACACACCGTTTGACTATTATACAAAAGAGTATGAAAAAGGTCTGGAACTGTACTCCAATGGTGTATTGATCATGGACAAGTGCGGTGATCTGTTGCCGGATTACTTCGGATTTGTCAAAGGTATGGTAGATTCGGAAGATCTGTCCCTGAATATCTCCCGTGAAATGCTGCAACATGATCGTCAGCTCAGCCTGATCGCGAAGAACATCAAAAATAAGATCAAGAGTCAACTGCAAAGCCTGCTCAAGGATGAGCGTGAGAATTACGAGAAGTTCTACCAAGCGTTTGGCCGTCAGCTGAAGTATGGCGTATACAGCGACTATGGCGTGAACAAGGATACCCTGCAGGATTTGCTCCTGTTCTCTTCTTCCAAAGAGAAGAAATTGGTGAGCCTGGACGAGTACGTTTCCAGAATGCCGGAAGATCAGAAGTACATCTACTATGCATCCGGTGAATCCATTGAACGGATTGAAAAGCTGCCACAGATCGAGGGTGTACTCGACAAAGGCTATGAAGTCTTGTTCTTCACCGACGACATCGATGAGTTTGCAATCAAGATGATCATGAATTACAAAGAGAAAGAATTTAAATCCATCTCCAGCGGTGATCTGGGCATCGAGGACAATGCAGACAAAGAAGAGACGGACGCACAGGACAACGATAACAAAGAGTTGTTCGAAGCGATGCAAGCACAGCTCGGCGGCAAAGTAAAAGCCGTTAAAGCTTCGAAACGTCTGAGAAGCCACCCGGTATGTTTGTCCACGGAAGGCGAGCTGACGATTGAGATGGAAAAAATCCTGAAAGCCATGCCGAACAGCGAGAATGTACAGGCGGATAAAGTGCTGGAGATTAACATCAATCACGATGTTTTCAAATCCCTGAAAGACGCATTCGCACAGGATAAAGAAAAACTGAACCTCTACACAAGCCTGCTGTATCATCAAGCATTGCTGATCGAGGGACTGCCGATTCAAGACCCGGTAGAGTTCACCAACGACATCTGCAAGGTTATGGTCTAA
- a CDS encoding LLM class flavin-dependent oxidoreductase, translating to MSRLGANISAKYNLGVLDLVPRLEGATAEQALQQSVILAQRAETWGYSRYWTSEHHDMDELASASPEVLLAHIGARTSTIQLGSGAVLLPHYSPLKVAESFRMLAALYPGRIELGLGRAPGGGPHATMALSGNYLQHVSKLPESLAALTELLEDRYTYEEHPVTARPIPELPLSLWMLGTNVKSAEFAARFGMGYVFGQFMSDADGTEAVRRYREGFIPSPHRKEPEVMVAVSILCAETEEEALSWSHEMTKNRRAGGKEVQAQPDPHTNPDTKAHNLDNATETEAQRHYAGTPLQVWEKLQQVSDRLGTNRLLVVTAGPDYGRRLSSYRLLAEA from the coding sequence ATGAGCCGCTTGGGTGCGAACATCAGTGCAAAATACAATCTGGGCGTACTTGACCTTGTTCCAAGATTGGAAGGTGCTACGGCAGAGCAGGCCCTTCAGCAATCGGTTATCCTTGCGCAGCGTGCCGAGACTTGGGGGTATTCAAGGTATTGGACGTCTGAGCATCATGATATGGACGAACTTGCATCGGCATCACCGGAGGTGTTGCTTGCTCATATTGGGGCGAGAACCAGCACGATCCAGCTTGGCTCTGGAGCTGTGCTTCTTCCGCACTATAGCCCGCTTAAGGTAGCAGAGTCATTCCGAATGTTGGCGGCGCTCTACCCGGGGCGAATTGAACTCGGATTGGGGCGTGCTCCAGGCGGTGGTCCTCATGCAACGATGGCATTGAGTGGCAATTACTTGCAACATGTGTCCAAGCTGCCTGAATCTCTCGCTGCACTGACGGAATTGCTGGAGGATCGTTATACTTATGAGGAGCATCCGGTGACCGCTCGCCCGATTCCTGAGCTGCCTTTATCCTTATGGATGCTTGGGACCAACGTAAAGAGCGCTGAGTTCGCTGCCCGTTTCGGTATGGGGTATGTATTTGGTCAATTCATGAGTGACGCAGATGGTACAGAGGCTGTGCGACGTTACCGGGAGGGGTTCATCCCAAGTCCCCATCGGAAAGAACCGGAGGTCATGGTTGCTGTCAGCATTTTGTGTGCGGAGACAGAGGAAGAGGCGCTGTCCTGGAGTCATGAAATGACGAAGAACCGGAGAGCGGGAGGAAAAGAGGTTCAAGCCCAGCCTGATCCCCATACCAATCCTGACACGAAGGCTCATAATTTGGACAATGCCACCGAAACGGAAGCACAACGCCATTATGCAGGCACACCTTTGCAGGTTTGGGAAAAGTTACAGCAGGTGAGCGACAGACTGGGTACCAATCGATTGCTTGTGGTTACGGCTGGACCGGATTACGGGCGTAGGTTGTCCTCTTACAGGTTGCTGGCTGAAGCGTGA
- a CDS encoding D-2-hydroxyacid dehydrogenase: MGKIVCFPSLSTEQQQRILNAAPGYSLTVGKAKEIDSSELKEAEIIVGWSPLVTEHALKKDSALKWVQVWSAGVDNLPFSELETKNTLVTSANGVHAIPITEIILGMMLSHSRWLRQAMLHQQQAEWKSPGKPLPELNGKTAVIVGVGEIGSETARILKALGMKVIGVRRSGKDVPNVDHMYTMSGFHEALRQGDYVINILPLTDETHHIYDQTAFEHFKSGACFVNVGRGPSVNTEALLSALDSGQVAFAALDVFEEEPLPSNHPLWGKDNVLITPHIAGSTEQYTERALDIFVQNLEAYVAGKTLPRNLVDYSHKY; this comes from the coding sequence ATGGGCAAAATTGTATGTTTCCCTTCATTATCCACGGAACAGCAACAACGTATTCTGAACGCTGCACCTGGCTACTCACTTACGGTTGGCAAAGCCAAGGAGATTGACTCATCGGAGTTAAAGGAAGCCGAAATCATCGTTGGCTGGTCTCCTTTGGTGACCGAGCATGCGCTGAAAAAAGACAGTGCTCTGAAATGGGTTCAGGTCTGGTCTGCAGGTGTGGACAACCTTCCTTTCTCCGAATTGGAAACAAAAAACACACTGGTAACCAGTGCTAATGGCGTACACGCCATTCCCATTACCGAAATTATTCTGGGTATGATGTTATCCCACAGCCGCTGGTTGAGACAAGCCATGTTGCACCAGCAACAGGCAGAGTGGAAATCGCCAGGCAAGCCACTGCCTGAACTGAACGGCAAAACAGCAGTCATCGTCGGCGTCGGAGAGATTGGATCAGAAACCGCGCGCATTCTCAAAGCATTAGGTATGAAGGTGATCGGAGTGCGCCGCTCCGGAAAAGATGTTCCGAATGTAGACCACATGTACACCATGTCCGGCTTCCATGAAGCTCTCAGGCAGGGCGATTATGTCATCAATATTTTGCCACTTACGGATGAAACCCATCATATCTATGATCAGACAGCATTCGAACATTTCAAGTCTGGTGCCTGCTTCGTCAACGTTGGGCGTGGTCCAAGTGTAAATACGGAAGCTCTTCTTAGTGCATTGGACAGTGGACAGGTTGCCTTTGCGGCACTTGACGTATTCGAGGAGGAACCTCTCCCTTCCAATCATCCATTATGGGGCAAAGACAACGTTCTGATTACGCCGCATATTGCCGGCAGTACAGAGCAATACACTGAACGGGCACTTGATATTTTCGTGCAAAACCTGGAAGCTTATGTCGCTGGTAAAACTCTTCCGCGTAATTTAGTGGATTATAGTCACAAATACTAA
- a CDS encoding TRM11 family SAM-dependent methyltransferase, whose product MLSNANSKNSVNGSYVYTFACHENERALCELELTTMLVPDIVIHSGERAYIRSHVCIPPGRSPFVRGRLDVMAEADTVADLKPAASQINLSTGETFKVVCLKEGDHMPDYAHSRQLEKELGMCIKGKALMKQPDVTFGLIHADGKWILGQWIEADRSWHTHHQKPQNYSTGLGVTLARALVNIAVPQVEGHQLLDPCCGMGTVVIEALSMGIEAIGNDLNPLAVQGARTNLPHYGYDPARITLGDMNDLEGFYDAAILDMPYNLCSVLPDEEQLGMLNSLKKLAGRAVIVSTERVEGNILDAGWNIDQYRTVSKGTFIRHIWLCT is encoded by the coding sequence ATGTTGAGCAATGCAAACAGCAAAAATTCAGTTAACGGAAGTTATGTGTATACCTTTGCCTGTCATGAAAATGAACGTGCATTATGTGAACTGGAGCTAACCACGATGCTCGTTCCTGATATAGTTATCCATTCCGGCGAGCGTGCCTATATTCGCTCCCATGTCTGCATTCCACCGGGCAGAAGTCCATTTGTCCGGGGCAGACTGGATGTGATGGCCGAGGCGGATACGGTGGCAGATCTGAAGCCTGCTGCTTCACAAATCAATCTGTCTACTGGTGAAACGTTCAAGGTGGTCTGCCTGAAAGAAGGAGATCATATGCCGGACTATGCGCATTCCCGTCAGCTGGAAAAAGAGCTGGGCATGTGTATTAAGGGCAAGGCGCTGATGAAACAGCCCGATGTGACTTTTGGACTAATTCATGCAGACGGAAAATGGATCCTGGGCCAGTGGATCGAAGCCGATCGTTCGTGGCATACCCATCACCAGAAGCCACAAAATTATTCCACAGGCCTTGGTGTTACACTCGCCAGAGCGCTGGTCAATATAGCGGTTCCGCAAGTGGAGGGTCATCAGTTACTCGATCCGTGCTGTGGAATGGGAACCGTCGTCATTGAAGCTTTATCGATGGGGATCGAGGCGATTGGCAATGATTTGAATCCTTTGGCGGTTCAGGGGGCGCGCACTAATCTTCCTCATTATGGGTATGATCCGGCCAGAATTACTCTCGGGGATATGAATGATTTGGAAGGTTTTTACGATGCAGCCATATTGGATATGCCTTACAATTTATGCTCTGTTCTTCCCGATGAGGAACAACTTGGCATGTTGAATAGTTTGAAGAAGCTTGCAGGCAGGGCGGTTATCGTTTCCACCGAAAGGGTAGAGGGGAACATTTTGGATGCCGGATGGAACATTGATCAGTATCGAACGGTGAGCAAAGGTACGTTTATACGTCACATTTGGCTTTGCACGTAG
- a CDS encoding cell wall hydrolase yields MDIISKNRWVAPMLSVLLVCIVGANVVQATGKWNEASDSKQMTELAASVENSENSFNGDRRMMQDGTSLSADGSIQTSNWTNSLPAKNWLTSAQEEQELKEAKAKHAARAVAAAKAKKEAALKLAKVERAKAVAAITTPPQKLYFTRTKLLNQEDSKLATWSYSVSDKELFLLQKIVMAEAEGEPYEGKVAVANVVLNRLRSANFPDTIYKVIYQKSQFSPVANGRLKRVTPNEDTVKAVNAALNGKKEVADDTYYFLSLTLADDLTVAHSQKKVKTIGHHTFYK; encoded by the coding sequence ATGGATATTATAAGCAAGAATCGTTGGGTGGCACCGATGTTATCTGTGCTGCTTGTATGTATAGTGGGGGCTAATGTCGTTCAGGCGACTGGAAAGTGGAATGAGGCAAGTGATAGCAAACAGATGACTGAACTTGCGGCTTCTGTGGAAAATAGCGAAAATTCTTTTAACGGGGACAGGCGAATGATGCAAGACGGGACAAGTCTGTCTGCTGATGGGTCTATCCAGACTAGTAACTGGACTAATTCGCTCCCTGCCAAGAACTGGCTGACGTCTGCTCAGGAAGAGCAGGAACTGAAGGAAGCCAAAGCTAAACATGCGGCCCGAGCTGTAGCTGCGGCCAAAGCAAAGAAAGAGGCTGCTCTGAAATTGGCAAAGGTAGAGCGTGCCAAAGCGGTAGCTGCAATTACCACTCCCCCCCAAAAACTTTACTTTACGCGGACCAAACTTCTGAATCAGGAAGACTCGAAACTTGCGACCTGGTCATACAGTGTGTCCGATAAAGAGCTGTTTCTGCTGCAAAAAATCGTCATGGCAGAGGCGGAAGGTGAACCGTACGAAGGCAAAGTGGCAGTTGCCAATGTTGTCTTAAACCGGCTGCGGTCAGCCAATTTTCCCGATACCATTTACAAAGTGATCTATCAGAAATCCCAATTTAGTCCTGTAGCGAACGGGCGCTTGAAGCGTGTAACTCCCAATGAGGACACGGTCAAGGCAGTGAACGCAGCGTTAAATGGGAAAAAAGAAGTAGCCGATGATACGTATTATTTCCTGTCATTGACGCTCGCAGATGATCTGACAGTGGCTCATTCCCAGAAAAAAGTGAAAACCATCGGGCATCATACTTTTTACAAGTAA
- a CDS encoding methyl-accepting chemotaxis protein: MFSRFKIKSIGLRISIAFYLLILCLILLSVTIVTQMNSMERNTNEITNNWIPSLQQINRLNYTTEHILSLSYRHYDAQAGDKATIGEERTKFIRETAQAIKIYDQQEKTQEEKEHWDAFKTKWEAYLKINTQSIKLSDEGQEQLAKEVSEKGADSFDAMQVDLDYMVEYNQEQSSISAAQTIRSVQDGRMIIIVGVLVMILITAISIPIIRSQVVKPLLRVISAVKLIAEGQLNVQDIHTKHEDEVGVLAKAVNDMKGNLTSMVLNVRRIAEAVNHQSSELAISSEEVKIGSRQIAITMEESAKAAESQAETAVESARTVEGLNNHIQEHSEQGNQLRLMSDLILKQGLNGRESMEQSVNQMQQIAGAVSSSMNKMEQLDRKNEDISQLVQVIHDIARQTNLLALNASIEAARAGESGRGFAVVAAEVRKLSEAVQTSVEEITVITEDIQRDSQGVVEELRAGVLETERGQQQVRNSGNLFHTISESVEGMVQVIATMTDGLEGMQEASGRMNDFSQQISAVSEQSAASVEEVSASAEEQVSSMETISGNIQTLKELSDDLLASIEKLKI, translated from the coding sequence ATGTTTAGCAGATTCAAGATCAAGAGTATCGGTCTGCGTATCAGCATCGCGTTCTATCTATTAATCCTCTGTTTAATTCTTCTTAGCGTCACAATTGTTACACAGATGAACTCCATGGAAAGAAACACAAATGAAATCACCAATAACTGGATACCTTCGCTTCAACAGATTAACCGTTTGAACTATACGACAGAACATATTTTATCATTGAGCTATCGCCATTATGATGCGCAGGCCGGGGACAAAGCGACCATCGGGGAAGAGCGTACCAAGTTCATTCGGGAAACGGCCCAGGCCATTAAAATATACGATCAACAGGAAAAGACACAGGAAGAAAAGGAACATTGGGATGCATTCAAAACGAAGTGGGAAGCTTACCTCAAGATCAACACGCAATCCATTAAGCTGAGTGATGAAGGACAGGAACAATTGGCCAAGGAAGTATCTGAAAAAGGGGCCGATTCCTTCGATGCCATGCAAGTCGATCTGGACTATATGGTGGAATACAATCAGGAACAATCCAGCATCTCTGCTGCGCAGACAATTCGATCCGTGCAGGATGGAAGAATGATTATTATTGTGGGTGTGCTGGTGATGATTCTCATCACGGCCATCAGTATTCCAATTATTCGTTCACAAGTGGTTAAACCGTTGCTCCGGGTGATCAGTGCCGTGAAACTGATTGCGGAAGGTCAATTGAATGTTCAGGATATACATACCAAACATGAAGATGAAGTTGGTGTGCTTGCCAAAGCGGTGAATGACATGAAAGGTAACCTCACTTCGATGGTACTGAATGTCAGACGAATCGCCGAAGCCGTTAATCACCAAAGCAGTGAGTTGGCCATCTCCTCCGAAGAGGTTAAGATCGGCAGTCGCCAAATTGCCATAACGATGGAAGAGTCGGCAAAAGCGGCAGAGAGTCAGGCGGAAACGGCTGTAGAATCCGCTCGTACTGTTGAAGGATTGAACAACCATATCCAGGAGCATTCCGAGCAGGGAAACCAGCTTCGACTGATGTCAGACCTTATTTTGAAACAGGGGCTCAATGGTCGCGAGTCGATGGAACAATCCGTAAACCAGATGCAGCAGATCGCTGGGGCAGTGTCGTCTTCCATGAACAAAATGGAACAGCTTGACCGCAAAAATGAAGACATCTCCCAACTGGTTCAGGTAATCCATGATATCGCACGCCAAACCAACCTGCTTGCATTAAATGCTTCCATTGAGGCTGCCCGTGCAGGGGAGAGCGGACGCGGATTTGCAGTCGTCGCAGCAGAAGTGCGGAAGTTGTCCGAAGCCGTTCAAACTTCGGTGGAAGAGATTACAGTCATCACAGAGGACATTCAGAGGGATTCCCAGGGTGTCGTTGAGGAATTGCGTGCAGGTGTGCTGGAGACAGAGCGGGGGCAACAGCAAGTACGTAATTCCGGCAATCTGTTCCATACGATTAGTGAATCGGTCGAGGGCATGGTTCAGGTCATTGCCACGATGACGGATGGCTTGGAGGGCATGCAGGAGGCGAGCGGACGCATGAATGATTTTAGTCAACAGATTTCGGCAGTGTCGGAACAATCTGCGGCGAGTGTAGAGGAAGTGTCTGCTTCGGCCGAAGAGCAGGTGAGTTCGATGGAAACGATTAGCGGCAACATTCAAACCTTGAAAGAATTGTCCGATGATCTGCTGGCTTCCATTGAAAAATTAAAAATATAA
- the nikC gene encoding nickel transporter permease, whose product MAKLSTNTGAPMDTASAPASGPWREAWRTFRRNRLALAGLIIIVFFILLAFVAPYIAPYDYKEQVLTDRLQAPSAEHWFGTDDLGRDVFSRVLHGARISLWVGFFSVTGSIVAGALLGLIAGFYGKWADMLISRLFDILLAFPAILLAIAIVAILGPSLQNALLAIAIVNIPTYGRLVRSRVLSLRQEEFITSARTLGASNMRILFRHILPNSLTPLIVQGTLGIGTAIIEAAALGFLGMGAQPPDPEWGKMLSDSRQFLQKAPWTLIFPGLSIMFTVLGFNLLGDGLRDTLDPKMAKK is encoded by the coding sequence ATGGCCAAATTATCAACCAATACCGGGGCGCCAATGGATACCGCGTCTGCACCTGCATCAGGTCCATGGCGGGAAGCCTGGCGAACGTTTCGGAGAAATCGGCTAGCGCTCGCAGGTCTGATCATTATCGTTTTTTTCATCCTCTTGGCCTTTGTTGCCCCGTATATTGCGCCGTATGACTATAAAGAGCAGGTACTCACAGACCGTCTGCAAGCCCCTTCGGCCGAGCATTGGTTCGGTACTGATGATCTGGGGCGTGACGTATTCTCCAGAGTGCTGCACGGAGCGCGCATTTCATTATGGGTTGGTTTCTTCTCCGTGACTGGCTCTATTGTGGCGGGTGCGTTGCTTGGACTGATTGCCGGGTTTTATGGAAAATGGGCAGACATGCTCATCTCGCGTTTGTTCGATATCCTGCTTGCTTTTCCGGCTATTCTGCTGGCGATCGCCATTGTGGCGATTCTCGGTCCATCCTTGCAAAATGCACTGCTCGCCATAGCCATTGTGAATATTCCGACCTACGGACGGCTGGTTCGTTCAAGGGTACTTAGTTTGCGACAGGAGGAATTCATTACGTCGGCGCGTACGCTAGGGGCTAGTAATATGCGGATTTTGTTTCGGCACATTTTGCCCAACAGCCTCACTCCGCTCATCGTACAAGGCACATTGGGGATAGGAACGGCGATTATTGAAGCGGCTGCCCTCGGATTCCTCGGCATGGGGGCGCAACCACCCGATCCGGAATGGGGCAAAATGCTGTCGGATTCCCGCCAGTTTCTGCAAAAAGCGCCGTGGACACTTATTTTTCCCGGACTTTCCATCATGTTCACCGTGCTCGGCTTTAACTTGCTGGGGGATGGACTGCGCGACACTCTTGATCCAAAAATGGCCAAAAAGTAG
- the thpR gene encoding RNA 2',3'-cyclic phosphodiesterase, which yields MNKYSYKDLPSRRERLFIALRLPAHIQHSLRLSAELVQGKLDFRKWTDHRDYHITLQFLGDTLVSDIGQLRKTLRSAGAGFQPFELRVSGWGTFGLEEAPKVLWRGIEGELGQLNLLQKRIVEATSSLGYKAELRPYSPHITIAKKFLGQVPGNEDKGIFGVLPEQDLSDNSWLIQDFVLYVTQPGQTPMYEVVDAFSFS from the coding sequence ATGAATAAGTACTCATATAAGGACCTTCCGTCACGACGGGAAAGATTATTTATTGCACTTCGGTTGCCGGCACATATTCAACATTCACTTCGCCTGTCTGCCGAACTCGTGCAGGGAAAACTTGATTTTCGCAAATGGACGGATCATCGGGATTATCATATTACATTGCAATTTCTGGGGGATACCCTTGTTAGTGACATTGGGCAACTTCGCAAAACCCTGCGCTCTGCAGGCGCTGGATTCCAGCCTTTTGAGCTGCGAGTCTCCGGCTGGGGAACGTTCGGTTTGGAAGAAGCACCGAAGGTACTATGGAGAGGTATTGAAGGGGAACTGGGGCAACTGAATCTGTTGCAAAAACGAATCGTGGAAGCGACTTCATCCCTTGGATATAAGGCGGAATTGAGACCTTATTCTCCGCATATTACCATTGCGAAAAAATTTCTGGGACAGGTCCCAGGAAATGAGGATAAAGGAATATTTGGGGTTCTCCCTGAACAGGATTTGAGTGATAATTCGTGGTTGATCCAAGATTTTGTGCTATATGTGACACAGCCAGGTCAGACGCCGATGTATGAGGTCGTGGATGCGTTTTCTTTTTCCTGA
- a CDS encoding deoxyguanosinetriphosphate triphosphohydrolase family protein, whose product MQWNDLREHRQYPELTKLDGARAAYERDYSRLIHSPTFRRLQGKSQVFGAGTGDYYRTRLTHSLEVAQIAREAARSLLRRFPEVDWSQADNPGLIIDSEVVECAAIAHDFGHPPFGHKGEEVLDGILDDLINTEVKKIMKKSRGAKSPQQELEICAELKRKYEHFEGNAHNFRLIMYLEKREDIDGLNLSDAVLLGINKYPYPGTESKKGMYHHEWQYIHEIRNRWHIPDGKKTLEAQLMDLCDDIAYSAHDLEDGIKAGKIEVHEHFLQDPHINRLIVDKITTLEDLFWNGWTREAIGQKVEEVLASFLRIWNEKMPFCEHDYSRTRREVKAYWVSLFVASLGVLDNGDWKKVTFVREGAEDLDMLRTVSVLKSFAWVTMIRDLRVQRLQKRSEWMIKRLWDAFLDPETSKSIIPSDWLQRYEKDQAKANPIWTWEHMVIDYIAGMTDAFAEKIYNELYGLKVGSIYDLD is encoded by the coding sequence ATGCAATGGAACGATCTGAGAGAACATAGACAATACCCTGAACTGACAAAACTGGATGGAGCTCGGGCGGCATATGAGCGGGACTATTCCAGACTGATCCATTCACCGACCTTCCGTCGGTTGCAAGGCAAATCGCAGGTATTTGGCGCTGGAACAGGCGATTATTATCGCACACGATTAACCCACTCCCTGGAGGTGGCACAGATTGCACGGGAAGCGGCACGGAGCCTGCTTCGCCGGTTTCCGGAGGTAGACTGGAGTCAGGCGGACAACCCCGGATTGATTATTGATTCGGAAGTGGTGGAGTGTGCGGCGATTGCACATGATTTCGGCCACCCTCCCTTTGGACATAAAGGTGAAGAAGTGCTGGACGGCATTCTTGATGATCTCATCAACACTGAGGTCAAGAAAATCATGAAGAAGAGCCGCGGGGCCAAGTCCCCCCAACAGGAGCTGGAGATTTGCGCGGAGTTGAAGCGGAAATATGAACATTTTGAAGGCAATGCTCACAACTTCCGCCTCATTATGTATTTGGAGAAACGCGAGGATATCGACGGACTGAATCTGTCTGATGCAGTACTGCTGGGTATCAACAAGTACCCTTACCCCGGCACGGAGAGCAAGAAGGGCATGTATCACCATGAATGGCAGTACATCCACGAGATTCGCAATCGTTGGCACATTCCGGATGGCAAGAAGACGCTGGAAGCACAATTGATGGATCTTTGCGACGATATCGCGTACTCTGCGCATGATCTGGAGGATGGTATCAAAGCTGGCAAGATTGAAGTGCATGAGCATTTCCTCCAAGATCCGCATATCAATCGATTGATTGTGGATAAGATTACCACGCTGGAGGATCTGTTCTGGAACGGATGGACAAGGGAAGCGATCGGGCAAAAGGTAGAAGAAGTGCTTGCTTCGTTTCTGCGCATCTGGAATGAAAAGATGCCGTTCTGCGAGCATGATTACTCACGTACCCGCCGTGAGGTCAAGGCCTACTGGGTCAGCCTTTTTGTCGCTAGCCTGGGGGTACTTGATAACGGCGACTGGAAGAAGGTTACGTTTGTCCGCGAGGGTGCTGAGGACCTCGACATGCTTCGTACGGTGAGTGTGCTCAAGAGCTTCGCCTGGGTGACCATGATTCGGGACCTGCGAGTCCAGCGGCTGCAAAAGCGCAGTGAATGGATGATCAAACGTCTATGGGATGCTTTCCTTGATCCGGAAACGTCCAAATCCATTATTCCATCCGATTGGCTGCAACGGTACGAGAAGGACCAGGCAAAGGCTAATCCAATCTGGACGTGGGAACATATGGTGATCGATTATATTGCCGGAATGACAGATGCTTTTGCCGAGAAAATATATAATGAACTTTACGGTCTCAAGGTCGGTTCCATTTACGATCTGGACTAG